The Bos taurus isolate L1 Dominette 01449 registration number 42190680 breed Hereford chromosome 18, ARS-UCD2.0, whole genome shotgun sequence genome has a window encoding:
- the PDP2 gene encoding pyruvate dehydrogenase [acetyl-transferring]-phosphatase 2, mitochondrial encodes MSSTVSYWILSSARKTIATLQGGQRLYSRYASNRSKSKWRLCPQGQAILKDSATACGGIALQKAYRHTSTEEEDFHLQLSPEQVNEVLRAGESAHKILDLVSRAPDSVLRFESNQLAANSPVEDRGGIAACLQTNGLLFGIFDGHGGHACAQAVSERLFYYVAVSLMSQQTLEQMEEAMESMKPLLPILQWLKHPGDSIYKDVTSVHLDHLRVYWQELLNLHMEMGLSTEEALMYSFQRLDSDISLEIQAPLEDEMTRNLSLQVAFSGATACLAHVDGVHLHVANAGDCRAILGVQEDNGMWSCLPLTQDHNAWNPAELSRLKREHPESEDRTVIMENRLLGVLMPCRAFGDVQLKWSKELQRSVLERGFDTEALNIYQFTPPHYYTPPYLTARPEVTYHRLRPQDKFLVLASDGLWDVLGNEDVVRLVVEHLAEEGQHKPDLAQRPTNLGLMQSLLQQRKAQGLHAADQNAATRLIRYAIGNNEYGEMEPERLSAMLTLPEDLARMYRDDITVTVVYFNSDSIGASSKGS; translated from the coding sequence ATGTCAAGTACTGTGTCCTACTGGATTCTCAGTTCTGCAAGGAAGACCATTGCCACATTACAGGGGGGACAACGTTTATATTCAAGGTATGCCTCAAATAGGAGTAAATCAAAATGGAGACTCTGTCCCCAGGGGCAAGCCATCCTAAAAGACAGTGCCACTGCATGTGGTGGCATTGCTCTGCAGAAAGCCTACAGACACACATCAACGGAGGAAGAGGACTTCCACTTGCAGCTCAGCCCAGAGCAGGTAAATGAAGTGCTGAGAGCTGGTGAGTCGGCCCATAAGATTCTTGACCTTGTCAGCAGAGCTCCAGATTCAGTGCTACGATTTGAGAGCAACCAGCTAGCTGCCAATTCCCCGGTGGAGGACCGGGGAGGTATAGCCGCCTGCCTGCAGACCAATGGACTGCTGTTTGGCATCTTCGATGGACATGGTGGCCACGCATGTGCTCAAGCAGTGAGCGAGAGGCTCTTCTACTATGTGGCCGTGTCACTAATGTCCCAGCAGACTCTGGAGCAAATGGAGGAGGCCATGGAAAGCATGAAGCCCCTGCTGCCCATCCTTCAGTGGCTCAAGCACCCAGGGGACAGTATCTACAAGGATGTCACGTCAGTGCACCTTGATCACCTCCGCGTCTACTGGCAGGAGCTGCTGAACCTGCACATGGAAATggggctgagcactgaggaagcaTTAATGTACTCCTTCCAGAGACTGGATTCTGACATCTCGCTAGAGATCCAGGCCCCCCTCGAAGATGAGATGACCAGGAACCTTTCACTCCAGGTTGCTTTCTCAGGGGCAACGGCTTGCCTGGCCCACGTTGATGGGGTTCACTTGCACGTGGCAAACGCTGGCGACTGCCGGGCCATCCTTGGTGTCCAGGAAGACAATGGCATGTGGTCTTGTCTGCCCCTCACCCAGGACCACAATGCCTGGAACCCAGCCGAGCTGTCACGGCTGAAGAGGGAGCATCCTGAGTCTGAGGACAGGACGGTCATCATGGAAAACAGGCTGCTGGGAGTCCTCATGCCCTGCAGGGCCTTTGGGGACGTCCAGCTGAAGTGGAGTAAAGAGCTGCAGCGCAGTGTCCTGGAGCGGGGCTTCGACACCGAGGCCCTCAACATCTACCAGTTCACCCCCCCACACTACTACACCCCACCTTACCTGACGGCCAGGCCAGAGGTCACCTACCACAGGCTGAGGCCACAGGATAAGTTCCTCGTGCTGGCCTCTGATGGCCTGTGGGATGTGCTGGGCAACGAGGATGTGGTGAGGCTGGTGGTGGAGCACCTGGCTGAAGAGGGTCAGCACAAGCCAGACCTGGCCCAGAGACCCACCAACCTGGGACTCATGCAGAGCCTGCTGCAGCAGAGGAAAGCCCAGGGGCTCCATGCAGCAGACCAAAACGCAGCCACACGTCTGATCAGATATGCCATAGGGAACAACGAATACGGGGAGATGGAGCCTGAGCGGCTGTCGGCGATGTTGACGTTGCCGGAGGACTTGGCAAGGATGTACAGGGATGACATCACAGTCACCGTGGTGTATTTCAACTCAGACTCAATTGGTGCATCTTCCAAGGGCAGTTAA